In a single window of the Tigriopus californicus strain San Diego chromosome 2, Tcal_SD_v2.1, whole genome shotgun sequence genome:
- the LOC131877208 gene encoding WD repeat-containing protein 18-like, with translation MSSSVLAGNTFHPGYLEVLLTGESSGQLWNLAAWDPQSGSTLTTYKGASSAPRTFTALADTMLVSAQANKPLLNVWMANRHEQQPQKITTPGPLNALTAIPSGQFLIGGAGDKIYVWQTSTGRIHRVLASHYQAITCLATTSDGSHFVSAGRDGNVLVWSLLTVVSSRRLPGQPRDQGSAPLPRHAWSDHKLAVTDLHVTVHGIRARVFTASLDRTAKVYCLLSGHLLLDVSFATPLSSVTVDAGEVNVFLGSTVGDIHTYSLLDPPRDLKVTEEVRKDTTFKGHTGAVTQLSVSLDGVSLASGSDDESVRIWDIQSRQTVKVIGHKGKLTLTRFVAPIKGMLEPDLFRPNLILSTLQKTSLESDKVEFFTRERFEPLKIEAKGAPRSSNDLSDHVANGSDGAQGEASTDDVEKLKRINQELYQFALKQLVN, from the coding sequence ATGTCCTCGTCCGTCTTGGCGGGCAACACCTTTCACCCCGGATATCTGGAGGTGTTACTCACGGGTGAGTCTAGTGGCCAGTTGTGGAACCTGGCAGCTTGGGATCCTCAATCTGGAAGCACTTTGACCACCTACAAGGGCGCGTCCAGTGCTCCGCGCACCTTTACCGCGCTGGCAGACACCATGCTCGTCTCAGCCCAGGCCAATAAACCGCTTTTGAACGTGTGGATGGCCAATCGACACGAGCAGCAACCCCAAAAGATCACCACGCCCGGTCCGCTCAACGCCCTCACCGCTATTCCCTCTGGGCAATTTCTCATCGGAGGGGCGGGCGACAAGATCTACGTATGGCAAACGTCCACTGGACGAATTCATCGCGTGTTAGCCTCGCATTACCAAGCCATCACGTGTCTGGCCACCACTTCGGATGGATCGCATTTCGTGTCTGCCGGTCGGGATGGCAACGTATTGGTGTGGAGTCTCTTGACCGTGGTCAGCTCGCGACGCCTACCCGGTCAGCCTCGCGATCAGGGCAGCGCACCTCTGCCACGACACGCCTGGTCAGATCATAAACTAGCCGTCACCGATCTCCACGTGACGGTTCACGGGATTCGTGCCCGCGTTTTCACGGCTTCGTTAGATCGCACAGCCAAAGTGTATTGTCTGTTGAGTGGTCACTTATTGCTGGACGTGTCATTTGCGACGCCTTTGAGTTCGGTCACGGTCGATGCGGGTGAAGTCAACGTATTTTTAGGCTCGACGGTGGGTGATATCCACACATATTCCTTATTGGATCCGCCTCGTGACTTGAAAGTCACTGAGGAGGTCCGAAAAGATACCACCTTCAAGGGACATACGGGCGCGGTCACCCAATTGTCCGTGTCTTTGGATGGTGTTTCATTGGCCAGTGGTTCAGACGACGAATCGGTACGCATCTGGGATATCCAATCCCGACAGACGGTCAAAGTCATTGGGCATAAGGGGAAGCTCACCCTGACCCGATTTGTGGCGCCCATCAAGGGTATGTTGGAACCGGATCTATTCCGACCCAATTTGATCCTATCGACGCTTCAGAAAACTAGCCTTGAGTCCGATAAGGTAGAGTTCTTTACTCGCGAACGATTTGAACCCTTGAAGATTGAAGCTAAGGGCGCGCCTCGATCTTCTAACGATCTAAGTGATCATGTGGCCAATGGCAGTGATGGTGCTCAAGGTGAAGCGAGCACTGATGATGTGGAAAAACTAAAACGGATCAATCAAGAATTATACCAATTCGCTTTGAAGCAGCTGGTGAATTAA